A region of Deltaproteobacteria bacterium DNA encodes the following proteins:
- a CDS encoding MFS transporter, translated as MSGEGADGGVRYSGARIAGLGVLAVLVLLPVTLPITGLRELVQHRFAVSEFAAHAFMSINMIGAFLAAPLAGALADRWGRRRGLLVAALALDALCFLALTADFPFAAFMAIRFVEGCAHIGALSLLMGVASGARPEHERSLALGVVGSGLLLGVALGAPIGAQLGERGELLPLQAGAAIVLIAAVLAAALVRETGRAGEARPSFREIAALVRAHPIVALPLTYSFADRFTVGFFTTTFSFLMRNEHDLPRLEVGALIASFMLPFAVLSFPFGLVAQRTSRALLLAGGSLIYGIFVASLGFWPREWFWWAMPLTGITAAVMFMPSMLMTTETTPERIRTMSLGAFNAAGSLGFIVGPLVGGAVSALVSREHGSLAGYQAAFVVAGASQIVLALATWIPLWRFERARSGVQ; from the coding sequence GTGAGCGGCGAGGGCGCAGACGGAGGCGTGCGTTACAGCGGGGCGCGCATCGCGGGGCTCGGCGTGCTCGCGGTGCTGGTGCTGCTGCCCGTGACGCTGCCGATTACGGGGCTGCGCGAGCTCGTGCAGCACCGCTTTGCGGTGTCGGAGTTCGCGGCGCACGCGTTCATGTCGATCAACATGATCGGCGCGTTCCTCGCGGCGCCCCTCGCGGGTGCGCTGGCGGATCGTTGGGGCCGCCGCCGCGGGCTGCTCGTCGCTGCGCTCGCGCTCGACGCGCTCTGCTTCCTCGCACTCACCGCCGACTTCCCGTTCGCCGCGTTCATGGCGATTCGCTTCGTCGAGGGCTGCGCACACATCGGCGCGCTGTCGCTGCTGATGGGCGTCGCCTCGGGGGCGCGGCCCGAGCACGAGCGCAGCCTCGCGCTCGGCGTCGTGGGCTCCGGCCTCTTGTTAGGCGTTGCGCTCGGCGCGCCGATCGGTGCGCAGCTCGGCGAGCGCGGCGAGCTGCTGCCGCTCCAGGCCGGCGCCGCGATCGTGCTCATCGCGGCCGTGCTCGCCGCCGCGCTCGTGCGCGAGACGGGGCGCGCGGGCGAGGCGCGCCCGAGCTTCCGCGAGATCGCCGCGCTCGTGCGCGCGCACCCGATCGTCGCGCTGCCGCTCACCTACTCCTTCGCGGATCGCTTCACGGTCGGCTTCTTCACCACCACGTTCTCGTTCCTGATGCGGAACGAGCACGACCTCCCGCGCCTCGAGGTCGGCGCCCTAATCGCGTCGTTCATGCTGCCGTTCGCGGTGCTGTCGTTTCCGTTCGGGCTGGTCGCGCAGCGCACCTCCCGCGCCCTGCTGCTCGCGGGCGGCAGTCTCATCTACGGCATCTTCGTCGCGAGCCTCGGCTTCTGGCCGCGCGAGTGGTTCTGGTGGGCGATGCCCCTCACCGGCATCACGGCCGCGGTGATGTTCATGCCCTCGATGCTGATGACCACCGAGACGACCCCGGAGCGCATCCGCACGATGTCGCTCGGCGCCTTCAACGCCGCCGGCAGCCTCGGCTTCATCGTGGGGCCGCTGGTGGGCGGCGCGGTGAGCGCGCTCGTGTCTCGCGAGCACGGCTCGCTCGCGGGTTATCAGGCCGCGTTCGTCGTGGCGGGCGCCTCGCAGATCGTGCTCGCGCTGGCGACGTGGATCCCGCTGTGGCGGTTCGAGCGAGCGCGGAGCGGCGTGCAGTGA
- a CDS encoding TonB-dependent receptor, with the protein MIIVTSRKREESVQDVPFAISAKTGEDLREAGSGNLEDIARIVPSLSVQNLGPGQSQVAMRGISAGQIVRDQPGVKEQVGIYLDESVVSLSLFTPDLDLFDLNRVEVLRGPQGTLFGSGSVSGTVRYITNQPNLEEVDAALEAGINFVQDGGRGGDLKGVINYPLIENKLGLRVAGYWTAFPGFLDARTPNGKDHDVNEGDRWGFRASLLFQPSDVVSITPRIVYQQVDVDGMNRVDRFNILANEFTTAITQPPVSLGKREQFRQLTEKFIDKFLLADLNITINATDWLTITSITSFSDRDILMKRDATQLTASITGGSIGFGPSIYMLDAPLDDATDVKTITQELRAAGAHEIDQPWIDTIDWVAGYFYSNIDRDYGQTLNVPGFETLSGIPTAGIIAGTDQLFFSRIPYDFKQEAIFAETTLSWAGLVHLTGGVRWYTFHEDRTLNFDGIFADQTIGLEGSTSSDGFNGRGIISLTPTENIEVSYQVAEGFRLGGINDPLNLPICTPQDAQTFGGFDTFSDERVLNHEIGVKTQFMGGRLTTNVAGFLTKIRDLQATLDAGTCSSRIVFNVPKAQSMGIEFELAASPIDNVDVQFAANYTDAELRSTVTSQPPVGPPVVVGGLKKGRRLPTIPKFQLSAALTYTAPAIVKDMDGFATVSYQHVGSRWTQTGDQDPSFLNPVNLFTNVGNTSVSQLSFDPKLSSYDLANIRLGVRNERWELAFYVNNLGDERAELALDRERGGRARVGFLTNQPRTFGFTTRVNY; encoded by the coding sequence GTGATCATCGTGACCTCGCGCAAGCGCGAGGAGAGCGTGCAGGACGTGCCCTTCGCGATCAGCGCGAAGACCGGCGAAGACCTGCGCGAGGCGGGCTCGGGCAACCTCGAGGACATCGCGCGCATCGTGCCGAGCCTCTCGGTGCAGAACCTCGGCCCCGGCCAGAGCCAGGTCGCCATGCGCGGCATCTCGGCGGGCCAGATCGTGCGCGACCAGCCCGGCGTGAAGGAGCAGGTCGGCATCTACCTCGACGAGTCGGTGGTCTCGCTCTCGCTGTTCACGCCGGACCTCGACCTGTTCGACCTGAACCGCGTCGAAGTGCTGCGCGGGCCGCAAGGCACGCTGTTCGGTTCGGGCTCGGTGTCGGGCACGGTCCGTTACATCACGAACCAGCCGAACCTCGAGGAAGTGGACGCCGCGCTCGAAGCGGGCATCAACTTCGTGCAGGACGGCGGACGCGGCGGCGACCTCAAGGGCGTGATCAACTACCCGCTGATCGAGAACAAGCTCGGTCTACGCGTGGCCGGCTACTGGACGGCGTTTCCGGGCTTCCTCGATGCGCGGACGCCGAACGGCAAAGACCACGATGTGAACGAAGGCGATCGCTGGGGCTTCCGCGCGTCGCTGCTGTTCCAGCCGAGCGACGTCGTCAGCATCACGCCGCGCATCGTCTACCAGCAGGTCGACGTCGACGGCATGAATCGCGTCGACCGCTTCAACATTCTCGCGAACGAGTTCACGACGGCGATCACGCAGCCTCCGGTGAGCCTCGGCAAGCGCGAGCAGTTCCGGCAGCTGACCGAGAAGTTCATCGACAAGTTTCTGCTCGCCGACTTGAACATCACGATCAACGCCACCGACTGGCTCACGATCACTTCGATCACGTCGTTCAGCGATCGCGACATCCTGATGAAGCGCGACGCGACGCAGCTGACGGCGAGCATCACGGGCGGCTCGATCGGGTTCGGCCCGAGCATCTACATGCTCGACGCGCCGCTCGATGATGCGACCGACGTGAAGACGATCACGCAGGAGCTCCGGGCCGCGGGCGCTCACGAGATCGACCAGCCGTGGATCGACACGATCGACTGGGTCGCGGGCTACTTCTACAGCAACATCGACCGCGACTACGGGCAGACGCTCAACGTCCCGGGCTTCGAGACGCTCTCCGGGATCCCGACGGCGGGCATCATCGCCGGCACCGATCAGCTGTTCTTCTCGCGCATCCCGTACGACTTCAAGCAGGAAGCGATCTTCGCGGAGACGACGCTGTCGTGGGCCGGTCTCGTGCACCTCACCGGTGGCGTGCGCTGGTACACGTTCCACGAGGACCGCACGCTGAACTTCGACGGCATCTTCGCGGACCAGACGATCGGTCTCGAAGGCTCGACCTCGTCCGACGGCTTCAACGGCCGCGGCATCATCTCGCTCACGCCGACGGAAAACATCGAGGTCAGCTACCAGGTCGCCGAAGGCTTCCGGCTCGGCGGCATCAACGACCCGCTGAACCTCCCGATCTGCACGCCCCAGGACGCGCAGACCTTCGGCGGCTTCGACACGTTCAGCGACGAGCGAGTGCTCAACCACGAGATCGGTGTGAAGACGCAGTTCATGGGTGGGCGCCTCACGACGAACGTCGCCGGCTTCCTCACGAAGATTCGCGATCTGCAGGCGACCCTCGACGCCGGTACCTGCTCCTCGCGCATCGTGTTCAACGTGCCGAAGGCGCAGTCGATGGGCATCGAGTTCGAACTGGCGGCGAGCCCGATCGACAACGTCGATGTGCAGTTCGCCGCGAACTACACGGACGCGGAGCTGCGCTCGACCGTCACGTCACAGCCGCCGGTCGGTCCGCCGGTCGTGGTGGGCGGGCTGAAGAAGGGCCGCCGGCTGCCCACGATCCCGAAGTTCCAGCTCTCGGCCGCGCTCACCTACACCGCGCCCGCGATCGTGAAGGACATGGACGGCTTTGCGACGGTCTCGTACCAGCACGTCGGCTCGCGCTGGACGCAGACGGGCGATCAGGATCCTTCGTTCCTGAACCCCGTGAACCTCTTCACCAACGTCGGCAACACATCGGTCTCGCAGCTCAGCTTCGACCCGAAGCTCAGCTCCTACGACCTCGCGAACATCCGCCTCGGCGTTCGCAACGAGAGGTGGGAGCTGGCCTTCTACGTCAACAACCTCGGCGACGAGCGCGCCGAGCTGGCGCTCGACCGAGAGCGCGGAGGCCGGGCGCGCGTGGGGTTCCTGACGAACCAGCCGCGCACCTTCGGCTTCACGACGCGCGTCAACTACTAG
- a CDS encoding amidohydrolase family protein encodes MTYAGARRILDADSHLMERADWLASYADPHMRERIPPYLAGDDAGRERLAEAERAYERRRADAGERARAEAELMAMARKGWHGLGAWDAQERTRALDLLGFERQLLFPTLAFNQFTFTEDEEVLVAGTRALNRGMAEYGQADARLLPVGFAPLRLGPERTAGLIDEAFALGCKTVLVEMVAPEGARSFSHRDYDPVWARFAERRTPFALHVGAEGAYKAIPRGFTENGFPRMPQNDDAPRDAHALTAVGFAPTLLLSALVFDGVFARFPALRCAVTELGASWVPSFLRSIDHSLRAFRRLQPQLQALPELPSETIRQRVKFTPFAGEDVGWLIEQCGAEAMLFSSDYPHHEGTDDPIRRFDATLKHTPADAIERFYSKNFEALIGA; translated from the coding sequence ATGACGTACGCCGGCGCGCGCAGAATCCTCGACGCGGACTCGCACCTGATGGAGCGCGCCGATTGGCTCGCGTCGTACGCGGATCCGCACATGCGCGAGCGCATCCCGCCGTACCTTGCGGGCGACGACGCGGGGCGGGAGCGGCTCGCGGAGGCGGAGCGCGCCTACGAGCGGCGGCGCGCGGACGCGGGCGAGCGCGCGCGCGCCGAGGCGGAGCTGATGGCGATGGCGCGCAAGGGCTGGCACGGCCTCGGCGCGTGGGACGCGCAGGAGCGCACGCGAGCGCTCGATCTGCTCGGTTTCGAGCGGCAGCTGTTGTTCCCGACGCTCGCATTCAACCAGTTCACGTTCACCGAGGACGAAGAGGTGCTCGTCGCCGGCACGCGCGCGTTGAACCGCGGCATGGCGGAGTACGGGCAGGCGGACGCGCGCTTGCTCCCGGTCGGCTTCGCGCCGCTGCGCCTCGGTCCGGAGCGCACGGCGGGGCTCATCGACGAAGCGTTCGCGCTCGGCTGCAAGACCGTGCTCGTGGAGATGGTGGCGCCGGAGGGCGCGCGCTCGTTCTCACATCGCGACTACGACCCGGTGTGGGCGCGCTTCGCCGAGCGGCGCACGCCGTTCGCGCTGCACGTCGGCGCCGAAGGCGCGTACAAGGCGATCCCACGCGGCTTCACCGAGAACGGCTTCCCGCGCATGCCGCAGAACGACGACGCGCCGCGCGACGCCCACGCGCTCACCGCGGTCGGCTTCGCGCCGACGCTGTTGTTATCGGCGCTCGTGTTCGACGGCGTGTTCGCGCGCTTCCCCGCGCTGCGCTGCGCCGTCACCGAGCTCGGCGCGAGCTGGGTGCCCTCGTTCCTGCGCAGCATCGACCACTCGCTGCGCGCCTTCCGCCGCCTGCAGCCGCAGCTACAGGCGCTGCCCGAGCTGCCGAGCGAGACGATTCGCCAGCGCGTGAAGTTCACGCCCTTCGCGGGCGAAGACGTGGGCTGGCTGATCGAGCAGTGCGGCGCCGAGGCGATGCTCTTCTCTTCCGACTACCCGCACCACGAAGGCACCGACGACCCGATCCGCCGCTTCGACGCGACGCTGAAGCACACGCCCGCGGACGCGATCGAGCGCTTCTACAGCAAGAACTTCGAGGCGCTGATCGGCGCCTGA
- a CDS encoding glutathione S-transferase family protein — protein MSLKLVIGSKNFSSWSLRAWLALEHTGAPYEEALISFGNPDWREQIRRVSPSGKVPFLIDGALGIWDSLAITEHLHEKFPAASLWPRDAASRALARSAAAEMHSGFTALRQNMPMDIQTSAPGKGHTPEALADAARVQEIWRACRTRFGAGGPFLFGAFSAADCFYAPVVFRFLGYGVPLDATARPYCDAMLAHPGVAKWRAAALKEPHVDH, from the coding sequence ATGTCCCTCAAGCTCGTGATCGGCTCGAAGAATTTCTCCTCGTGGTCGCTGCGCGCGTGGCTGGCGCTCGAGCACACGGGCGCCCCGTACGAGGAGGCGCTCATCTCGTTCGGCAACCCGGACTGGCGCGAGCAGATCAGGCGCGTCTCACCGAGCGGGAAGGTGCCGTTCCTGATCGACGGCGCGCTCGGCATTTGGGACTCGCTCGCGATCACCGAGCACCTCCACGAGAAGTTCCCCGCCGCCAGCCTCTGGCCGCGTGACGCCGCGTCGCGTGCACTGGCGCGCAGCGCGGCGGCCGAGATGCACAGCGGCTTCACGGCGCTGCGGCAGAACATGCCGATGGACATTCAGACGAGCGCGCCGGGCAAGGGCCACACGCCGGAAGCGCTCGCGGATGCGGCGCGCGTGCAGGAGATCTGGCGCGCGTGCCGCACGCGTTTCGGCGCCGGCGGCCCGTTCCTGTTCGGCGCGTTCTCCGCCGCCGACTGCTTCTACGCGCCGGTCGTGTTCCGCTTCCTCGGCTACGGCGTTCCGCTCGACGCCACCGCGCGCCCCTACTGCGACGCGATGCTCGCGCACCCCGGCGTCGCGAAGTGGCGCGCCGCGGCGCTGAAGGAGCCGCACGTCGATCACTGA
- a CDS encoding carbamoyl-phosphate synthase large subunit codes for MSFDAVLIANRGEIAIRVARACAELGLRSVAVYAEDDARSLHVRRADAAVALRGSGPAAYLDMAQLVAAARANGCGAIHPGYGFLSESAAFAAKCAEAGVVFVGPSVEALDAFGDKSKARALAEKCSVPVLRGTNGPTSLADVRAFFAETGAVMIKAIAGGGGRGMRAVARAEELEEAYARCRSEAEKAFGVADVYVEEWLPRARHLEVQVVVDGTGAVSHVWERECTVQRRHQKIVELAPSPALDADARSRLLAYAVKLAKSVKYRGLGTIEFLLDAGDSSRIAFIEANARLQVEHTVTEVVTGIDLVRAQLEIARGKTLAQLGLAQREIAAPRGHAIQLRVCTETIAPDGGVRPTGGTLAAFDVPSGPGLRVDHYGYAGYTTNPRYDSLLAKVIAHAPGTHFADAIARADRALSELRVEGVATNAAFLQAILRHPDFAAARVTTRFVDEHAASLVAAAANADTEPALNFASSELPQARTAASAKPVLAGARLGTADPLAVLDYGKGGADVVTETPPQAEAAILASSDEDAPAGTVAVRAPLQGTIVSVDTREGAEVAQGAQLLVMEAMKMEHVVAAPASGIVRGVAVAKGDTVFEGHALVFLEEASVSVTTEAKQADADPNYIRPDLAEVFARHSVTLDENRPAAVERRRKTGQRTARENVNELLDPGSYIEYAPLVVAAQRRRRSMDDLIANTPADGMIAGIGSVNGDLFTPEKSRCVVMSYDYTVLAGTQGGQNHRKKDRLFELAERMRMPVVFFAEGGGGRPGDTDGIGGAGLDCLAFQYWGQLSGLVPLVGITSGFCFAGNAAILGCCDIVIATKGSNIGMGGPAMIEGGGLGIFKPTEVGPLDVQFRNGVVDIRVEDEREAAQVAKKYLAYFQGPLASWECADQRLLRRAIPENRLRMYDIRALIATLADAGSVLELRRGFGHGMVTALARIEGRPVGVVANNPAHLAGAIDSEAADKGARFLQLCDAYDIPVVFLCDTPGIMVGPEVEKTGLVRHASRLFVIGGSLTVPFVTIVLRKGYGLGAQAMAGGSFKAPIFTVSWPTGEFGGMGLEGAVKLGYRKELAAETDPAKRKALFDQMVKRMYDHGKAVSTASTFEIDDVIDPADSRRWITRALVSSPPPLPRAGKKRPCVDTW; via the coding sequence ATGTCGTTCGATGCCGTGCTGATCGCCAACCGCGGGGAGATCGCGATTCGCGTCGCGCGCGCGTGCGCAGAGCTGGGGCTGCGTAGCGTCGCGGTGTACGCGGAGGACGACGCGCGCTCGCTGCACGTGCGGCGCGCGGACGCGGCGGTCGCGCTGCGCGGCAGCGGACCCGCGGCGTATCTCGACATGGCGCAGCTCGTTGCCGCGGCGCGCGCGAACGGCTGCGGCGCGATCCACCCCGGCTACGGCTTTCTCTCCGAGAGCGCGGCGTTCGCGGCGAAGTGCGCGGAGGCGGGCGTCGTTTTCGTGGGCCCGAGCGTCGAGGCCCTCGACGCCTTCGGCGACAAGAGCAAGGCGCGCGCGCTCGCGGAGAAGTGCAGCGTGCCGGTGCTGCGCGGCACGAACGGGCCGACGTCGCTCGCGGACGTGCGCGCGTTCTTCGCCGAGACGGGCGCGGTGATGATCAAGGCGATCGCCGGCGGTGGCGGGCGCGGCATGCGCGCGGTGGCGCGCGCGGAGGAGCTGGAAGAGGCGTATGCGCGCTGCCGGTCCGAGGCCGAGAAGGCCTTCGGCGTCGCAGACGTGTACGTGGAGGAGTGGCTACCGCGCGCGCGGCACCTCGAGGTGCAAGTCGTTGTGGACGGGACGGGCGCGGTCTCGCACGTGTGGGAGCGCGAGTGCACCGTGCAGCGCCGGCACCAGAAGATCGTGGAGCTCGCGCCGAGCCCAGCGCTCGATGCCGACGCGCGCTCGCGCCTGCTCGCCTACGCGGTGAAGCTCGCGAAGTCCGTGAAGTACCGCGGGCTCGGCACGATCGAGTTCCTGCTCGATGCGGGCGATTCCTCGCGCATCGCGTTCATCGAGGCGAACGCGCGGCTCCAGGTGGAGCACACCGTCACCGAGGTTGTTACGGGCATCGACCTCGTGCGCGCACAGCTCGAGATCGCGCGCGGCAAGACGCTCGCGCAGCTCGGCCTCGCGCAGCGCGAGATCGCGGCGCCGCGCGGCCACGCGATCCAGCTGCGCGTGTGCACCGAGACGATCGCGCCCGACGGCGGCGTGCGGCCGACGGGCGGCACGCTCGCGGCGTTCGACGTGCCGAGCGGCCCCGGCCTGCGCGTCGATCACTACGGCTACGCCGGCTACACGACCAACCCGCGTTACGACTCGCTGCTCGCGAAGGTGATCGCGCACGCGCCGGGAACGCACTTCGCCGACGCGATCGCGCGCGCCGACCGCGCGCTGTCCGAGCTGCGCGTCGAGGGCGTCGCCACGAACGCCGCGTTCTTGCAGGCGATCCTGCGCCACCCCGACTTCGCGGCCGCGCGCGTGACGACGCGCTTCGTCGACGAGCACGCGGCCTCGCTCGTCGCCGCCGCTGCGAACGCAGACACGGAGCCTGCGCTCAACTTCGCGTCGAGCGAGCTGCCCCAGGCGCGCACTGCCGCGAGCGCAAAGCCCGTGCTCGCAGGCGCAAGGCTCGGCACCGCCGATCCGCTCGCGGTGCTCGATTACGGCAAGGGCGGCGCAGACGTCGTCACGGAGACGCCGCCGCAGGCAGAGGCCGCGATCCTCGCGTCGAGCGACGAGGATGCGCCCGCGGGCACGGTCGCGGTGCGCGCGCCGCTGCAGGGCACGATCGTCTCGGTGGACACACGCGAGGGCGCCGAGGTCGCGCAGGGCGCGCAGCTGCTCGTGATGGAAGCGATGAAGATGGAGCACGTCGTCGCCGCGCCCGCGAGCGGCATCGTGCGCGGCGTGGCGGTCGCGAAGGGCGACACGGTGTTCGAGGGCCACGCGCTCGTGTTCCTCGAAGAGGCGAGCGTGTCCGTAACAACCGAGGCCAAGCAAGCCGACGCGGACCCGAACTACATCCGCCCCGATCTCGCCGAGGTGTTTGCGCGCCACTCCGTCACGCTCGACGAGAATCGCCCTGCTGCGGTCGAGCGCCGGCGCAAAACGGGGCAGCGCACCGCGCGCGAGAACGTGAACGAGCTGCTCGATCCCGGCTCCTACATCGAGTACGCGCCGCTCGTGGTCGCGGCGCAGCGGCGGCGGCGCAGCATGGACGATCTGATCGCGAATACGCCGGCGGACGGCATGATCGCCGGCATCGGCAGCGTGAACGGCGACCTGTTCACCCCTGAGAAGTCGCGCTGCGTCGTGATGTCGTACGACTACACGGTGCTCGCGGGCACGCAGGGCGGGCAGAACCACCGCAAGAAGGACCGCCTGTTCGAGCTGGCCGAGCGCATGCGGATGCCGGTCGTGTTCTTCGCCGAAGGCGGCGGCGGGCGGCCGGGCGATACCGATGGCATCGGCGGCGCGGGCCTCGATTGCCTCGCATTCCAGTACTGGGGCCAGCTATCAGGGCTCGTGCCGCTCGTCGGCATCACGAGCGGCTTCTGCTTCGCGGGCAACGCCGCGATCCTCGGCTGCTGCGACATCGTGATCGCGACCAAGGGCTCGAACATCGGCATGGGCGGCCCGGCGATGATCGAGGGCGGCGGGCTCGGCATCTTCAAGCCCACCGAGGTCGGGCCGCTCGACGTGCAGTTCCGCAACGGCGTCGTCGACATTCGCGTCGAGGACGAGCGCGAAGCCGCGCAGGTGGCGAAGAAGTACCTCGCGTACTTCCAGGGCCCGCTCGCGAGCTGGGAGTGCGCGGACCAGCGCTTGTTACGGCGCGCGATTCCCGAGAACCGGCTGCGCATGTACGACATCCGCGCGCTGATCGCGACGCTCGCCGACGCCGGGAGCGTGCTCGAGCTGCGCCGCGGCTTCGGCCACGGCATGGTGACGGCGCTCGCGCGCATCGAGGGCCGCCCCGTCGGAGTCGTCGCGAACAACCCCGCGCACCTCGCGGGCGCGATCGACAGCGAGGCTGCCGACAAAGGTGCGCGCTTCCTCCAGCTCTGCGACGCCTACGACATCCCCGTCGTGTTCCTGTGCGACACGCCGGGCATCATGGTCGGCCCCGAAGTCGAGAAGACCGGCCTCGTGCGCCACGCCTCGCGCCTGTTCGTGATCGGCGGCTCCCTGACCGTTCCGTTCGTAACGATCGTGCTGCGCAAGGGCTACGGCCTCGGCGCACAGGCGATGGCGGGCGGCAGCTTCAAGGCGCCGATCTTCACCGTGTCGTGGCCGACGGGCGAGTTCGGCGGCATGGGCCTCGAGGGCGCGGTGAAGCTCGGCTACCGCAAGGAGCTCGCCGCGGAGACCGACCCGGCCAAGCGCAAGGCGCTGTTCGATCAGATGGTGAAGCGCATGTACGACCACGGGAAAGCCGTGAGCACCGCGAGCACGTTCGAGATCGACGACGTGATCGACCCCGCCGACTCGCGCCGCTGGATCACACGCGCGCTCGTATCGTCACCGCCGCCTCTGCCGCGCGCGGGAAAGAAGCGCCCGTGCGTGGATACGTGGTGA
- a CDS encoding AMP-binding protein, which yields MFSLEVKQALTAQLPSLTIADVLGSTEGGMGMSFAKKGATAETAKFRLNPTTRVFKDDGTEVKPGSGEIGMIANGGMVPLAYYKDPEKSARTFKEVNGQRYSFPGDMATVEADGTITLLGRGSNCINTGGEKVFPEEVEEALKKHLAVEDALVFGVPDDRFGNRVVGVASLAAGASASSDDVLADAKRRLSSYKLPKQLVLVPRVPRAPNGKADYAGAKKLFEAAQTKR from the coding sequence ATGTTCTCGCTCGAGGTGAAGCAGGCGCTCACCGCGCAGCTGCCGAGCCTCACGATCGCGGACGTGCTCGGCTCGACGGAAGGCGGCATGGGCATGTCGTTCGCGAAGAAGGGCGCGACCGCCGAGACCGCGAAGTTCCGCCTCAACCCGACGACGCGCGTGTTCAAGGACGACGGCACGGAGGTGAAGCCGGGGTCGGGCGAGATCGGCATGATCGCCAACGGCGGAATGGTGCCGCTCGCCTACTACAAAGACCCTGAGAAGTCCGCGCGCACGTTCAAAGAGGTGAACGGCCAGCGCTACTCGTTCCCCGGCGACATGGCGACGGTCGAGGCCGACGGCACGATCACGCTGCTCGGCCGCGGCTCGAACTGCATCAACACGGGCGGCGAGAAGGTCTTCCCCGAGGAGGTCGAGGAGGCGCTGAAGAAGCACCTCGCCGTCGAGGACGCGCTCGTGTTCGGCGTGCCCGACGATCGCTTCGGGAATCGCGTCGTCGGCGTCGCCTCGCTCGCCGCGGGGGCCAGCGCGAGCAGCGACGACGTGCTCGCCGACGCGAAGCGCAGGCTCTCGTCGTACAAGCTCCCGAAGCAGCTCGTGCTCGTGCCGCGGGTCCCACGCGCGCCGAACGGCAAGGCGGACTACGCCGGCGCGAAGAAGCTCTTCGAGGCGGCGCAAACGAAGCGCTGA
- a CDS encoding amino acid permease, with amino-acid sequence MAKLFARKPVESFHAYLASKDHSLKRALGPLELTLLGIGAIIGTGIFVLTGVAAVDDAGPAVVLSFALAGLACGFAALCYSEFATMIPISGSAYSYGYATLGELVAWIIGWDLVLEYALASSAVASGWSGYAYGLLGDLGVALPHAISGQPDFANGVYFNVLAFLILLVVTALLVIGVRESARTNAIFVALKTAVVLLVIALGVGYVNPENWTPFLHPEKGLFGIVTGAATVFFAYIGFDAVTTAAEESRNPERDMKIGIIGSLAVCTLLYLIVSAILTGMVPVAEIDKAAPVASAFRSVGENFAASAISFGVIVGLPSVLIVMLLGQSRVFFAMSRDGLLPAFFSKIHPRFGTPYLSSLLVGAVVAPLAGLGTLETLAHLVSIGTLFAFVIVSAGVLVLRVTDPDRRRPFRCPAVWFVAPASIAICLYLMSALPWVTWERFLIWLGLGLAVYFAYGMRHSRVQKALASR; translated from the coding sequence ATGGCCAAGCTCTTCGCGCGCAAGCCGGTCGAGTCGTTTCACGCGTACCTCGCGAGCAAAGATCACTCGCTGAAGCGCGCGCTCGGGCCGCTCGAGCTCACGCTGCTCGGCATCGGGGCGATCATCGGCACGGGCATCTTCGTGCTCACGGGCGTCGCCGCGGTGGACGACGCCGGCCCCGCGGTCGTGCTCTCGTTCGCGCTCGCGGGCCTCGCGTGTGGCTTCGCCGCGCTCTGTTACTCCGAGTTCGCCACGATGATCCCGATTTCGGGCAGCGCCTATAGCTATGGCTACGCGACGCTCGGCGAGCTCGTGGCGTGGATCATCGGCTGGGATCTCGTGCTCGAGTACGCGCTCGCGTCGAGCGCAGTCGCGTCGGGCTGGTCGGGCTACGCGTACGGGCTGCTCGGCGATCTCGGCGTGGCGCTCCCCCACGCGATCTCGGGCCAGCCCGATTTCGCGAACGGCGTCTACTTCAACGTCCTCGCGTTCCTGATTCTGCTCGTAGTCACCGCACTGCTCGTGATCGGCGTGCGCGAGAGCGCGCGCACCAACGCGATCTTCGTGGCGCTGAAGACCGCAGTCGTGCTGCTCGTGATCGCCCTCGGCGTCGGCTACGTGAACCCCGAGAACTGGACGCCGTTCCTCCACCCCGAGAAAGGTCTCTTCGGAATCGTCACGGGCGCGGCCACCGTGTTCTTCGCGTACATCGGGTTCGACGCGGTCACCACGGCCGCCGAGGAATCGCGGAATCCCGAGCGCGACATGAAGATCGGCATCATCGGCTCGCTCGCCGTCTGCACGCTGCTCTACCTGATCGTATCGGCGATCCTCACCGGCATGGTGCCCGTCGCGGAGATCGACAAGGCGGCGCCGGTCGCCAGTGCGTTCCGCAGCGTCGGCGAGAACTTCGCAGCAAGCGCGATCTCGTTCGGCGTGATCGTCGGGCTGCCGAGCGTGCTGATCGTGATGCTGCTCGGTCAGTCTCGCGTCTTCTTCGCGATGTCGCGCGACGGGCTCCTGCCCGCGTTCTTCAGCAAGATTCACCCGCGCTTCGGGACCCCGTACCTCTCCTCGCTTCTCGTGGGCGCCGTGGTCGCGCCGCTCGCGGGGCTCGGCACGCTGGAGACGCTCGCCCATCTCGTCAGCATCGGGACGCTCTTCGCGTTCGTGATCGTTTCGGCGGGGGTGCTGGTCCTCCGCGTGACCGACCCCGACCGCCGTCGCCCCTTCCGTTGCCCCGCCGTTTGGTTCGTCGCGCCGGCCTCGATCGCGATCTGCCTCTACCTCATGTCCGCGCTTCCTTGGGTCACCTGGGAGCGCTTCTTGATCTGGCTCGGTCTCGGTCTCGCCGTCTACTTCGCGTACGGCATGCGACACAGCCGCGTGCAGAAGGCGCTCGCGAGTCGTTAG